From a single Loigolactobacillus coryniformis subsp. coryniformis KCTC 3167 = DSM 20001 genomic region:
- a CDS encoding ATP-binding protein has protein sequence MKFPIKYIEDNLVFNRDGECFAYYELVPYNYSFLSPDQKAEVHENFRQLISQNRDGKLHLLQLATESSIKDTMRRSKATVKGNLKSIADTHIDGQTAALIDNIGDNQVDYRFFIGFKLLLNDRELSAKGVWHDIMLGIQDFLHEFNEKYTGDFMVMNNSEVDRFRKVARFLADKVSRRFKIRPLIKDDFGYLLEHLYGMSGQDYEDYQYHLPRQKDDQDTVIKKYDLIKPTRSLIEQKQRYLIITHGFTESYVTYMALSDIVGELDFPGSEVFYFQQQQFDFPIDTSLNVEIVTNKKALTKVRNKKKELKDLDNHAYESNNETTRGVADALDSVDDLEAELDQTKDAMYKISYVIRVSGKSYDEMKKRADQVLDFYDSLNIKLVRPFGDMLGLHSEFMPASKRYMNDYIQYVTSDFIASLGFGATQALGEREGIYVGYNVDTGRNVFIKPDLAAQGLKGTVTNALSAAFLGSLGGGKSFSNNLLVYYAVLYGAQALILDPKSERTDWAKNLDFMQDDINIVNLTSEEANRGLLDPYIILSNPKDSESLAVDTLTFLTGISSRDAERFPTLRKAIRNVTLDPQPGLLKVITELRREGTPIANNIADHIESFTDYDFAALLFSNGSTRRSIALDRKINIIQIADLVLPDADKTQEEYITAETLSVAMLMIISTFAIDFIHADRSQFKIVDLDEAWAFLNVAQGKALSMKLIREGRSMNAGVYLVTQNANDLLDEKMKNNIGMKFAFRSTDINEIKNTLTFFGLDAEDESNQHRLRSLDNGECLFQDIWGHVGVLHFDYIFEHLYKAFDTRPPAQITGGE, from the coding sequence GTGAAGTTTCCCATAAAATATATCGAAGACAATTTAGTATTTAATCGTGATGGCGAATGCTTCGCCTATTACGAACTTGTCCCCTACAACTATTCCTTTCTCTCGCCTGATCAAAAAGCGGAAGTCCACGAAAATTTCCGTCAGTTGATCTCACAAAACCGTGATGGTAAACTGCATCTCTTGCAGCTTGCCACCGAATCCAGTATCAAAGACACGATGCGCCGTTCCAAAGCCACGGTCAAAGGTAATTTAAAAAGTATTGCCGATACGCATATTGACGGTCAAACCGCCGCATTGATCGACAATATTGGCGATAATCAAGTTGATTATCGTTTTTTTATTGGTTTCAAACTGTTGTTAAATGATCGCGAGCTATCCGCCAAAGGCGTTTGGCATGATATTATGCTCGGCATTCAGGACTTTCTCCACGAATTCAACGAAAAATATACCGGTGACTTCATGGTGATGAACAACAGTGAAGTTGATCGATTTCGTAAAGTCGCCCGTTTTCTGGCCGATAAAGTCAGTCGTCGCTTTAAAATTCGACCACTGATCAAAGATGATTTTGGCTACTTGTTAGAACATCTCTACGGTATGTCAGGGCAAGATTATGAAGACTACCAATACCACCTGCCACGACAAAAAGATGATCAAGATACAGTGATCAAAAAATATGACTTGATCAAACCAACCCGCTCATTGATCGAACAAAAGCAACGTTACTTGATCATTACCCACGGCTTTACTGAATCCTATGTCACCTATATGGCCTTGTCCGATATTGTTGGTGAATTAGATTTTCCTGGTAGTGAGGTTTTCTATTTCCAGCAACAACAATTCGACTTTCCCATTGATACCTCACTAAATGTTGAAATTGTGACTAACAAAAAGGCGTTAACTAAGGTCCGTAACAAAAAGAAAGAGCTGAAAGATTTAGATAATCACGCCTATGAATCTAATAATGAAACCACTCGCGGTGTCGCCGATGCCCTTGATTCCGTTGACGACCTAGAAGCTGAACTTGATCAAACTAAAGACGCGATGTACAAAATTTCCTATGTTATTCGCGTCAGTGGCAAAAGCTACGATGAAATGAAAAAGCGTGCCGATCAAGTGCTTGATTTCTATGATTCGTTGAACATCAAATTAGTTCGCCCTTTCGGCGATATGCTGGGCTTACACAGTGAGTTTATGCCCGCATCAAAGCGCTACATGAACGACTACATTCAATATGTGACTAGTGATTTCATTGCCTCATTAGGCTTCGGTGCTACCCAAGCTTTAGGTGAACGTGAAGGCATTTATGTGGGCTACAACGTGGATACCGGTCGTAATGTTTTCATCAAACCTGACTTAGCCGCACAAGGTTTGAAAGGAACCGTAACGAATGCCCTTTCCGCCGCGTTTTTAGGTTCACTAGGTGGTGGTAAATCATTTTCTAATAACTTACTTGTCTATTACGCCGTCCTCTATGGCGCGCAAGCTTTAATTCTTGATCCAAAATCGGAACGAACTGATTGGGCGAAAAATTTAGATTTCATGCAAGACGATATCAATATCGTTAACTTAACTAGTGAAGAAGCTAATCGTGGTTTACTTGATCCTTACATCATTCTTAGCAACCCAAAAGATTCTGAAAGTTTGGCAGTCGATACTTTAACCTTTTTGACCGGGATCTCTAGTCGTGATGCCGAACGATTTCCTACTTTACGTAAAGCAATTCGCAACGTCACCCTTGATCCACAACCAGGATTATTGAAAGTGATCACTGAACTGCGCCGCGAAGGGACGCCGATTGCCAACAATATCGCTGATCATATTGAATCGTTCACCGACTATGATTTTGCTGCCTTACTCTTTTCAAATGGCTCCACTCGCCGTTCGATCGCCTTGGACCGCAAAATCAATATCATTCAAATTGCCGATTTGGTCTTACCGGATGCCGACAAAACCCAAGAAGAATACATCACCGCGGAAACGTTATCCGTAGCCATGTTGATGATCATCTCGACTTTTGCCATCGACTTTATCCATGCCGATCGTTCGCAATTTAAAATTGTGGATCTCGATGAAGCCTGGGCGTTTCTGAACGTGGCGCAAGGTAAAGCCTTATCCATGAAATTGATCCGTGAAGGTCGCTCAATGAACGCCGGCGTTTATCTGGTCACCCAAAATGCCAATGATCTCTTAGACGAAAAGATGAAAAATAATATCGGTATGAAATTTGCCTTTCGCTCGACCGATATCAATGAAATCAAAAACACGCTCACTTTCTTTGGCCTAGACGCCGAAGATGAAAGCAATCAACACCGCTTACGTTCACTAGATAATGGTGAATGCTTATTCCAAGATATTTGGGGTCATGTCGGCGTTCTGCACTTTGATTACATCTTTGAACACTTATACAAGGCTTTCGATACTCGCCCACCAGCGCAGATAACTGGAGGTGAGTAA
- a CDS encoding conjugal transfer protein, with product MARQDYEDYDYDYDDYEDSRNHHYAKRPRPRYHEDYDSQPPQQIQKRDARNYRRSPNDYREERYPPHEYEQREPRPPYNREDEHDPRYEYNERPINHQVASHKKTRPKRPRKKIKRQRSPKRQPKPVKEKKPRKLKQPRVGIRRKTTWLCWLILLASVSFGVYKNFTAINKHTVHEREIVKVKLTDTNAIEAFVTDFAKVYYTWEPNQEKLETRQKDLGKFMLNGLVTLNADALRSDIPTTSTVSDIRIWKVEAKKNQVNKVLFTVNQQIKNSQKEDIPKPIESTYSLNVMKNKDGDMVIFTNPTIAAAPTKAKIAEKQLQTDSTINAETTGSITKFLTTFFTLYPSGTANELKYYVAGGTKPLNKDYRFAELVNPTFHRQGDNIQVDATVKFLDSETDMIQYSQYTLVLEKSGSNWTIKSGL from the coding sequence ATGGCTCGTCAAGATTATGAAGACTATGACTATGATTACGATGACTACGAAGATTCCCGCAATCATCATTATGCAAAACGACCGCGACCACGGTATCATGAAGATTATGACAGTCAACCACCGCAGCAAATACAGAAACGGGACGCCCGTAACTATCGCCGATCACCGAATGATTATCGCGAAGAACGTTATCCGCCTCACGAGTATGAGCAACGTGAACCACGGCCACCCTACAATCGAGAAGATGAACACGATCCACGGTATGAATACAACGAACGTCCAATCAATCACCAAGTCGCTTCACATAAGAAAACTCGTCCCAAACGGCCACGTAAAAAAATTAAGCGGCAACGATCACCAAAACGCCAACCAAAACCGGTGAAAGAAAAAAAGCCTCGTAAATTAAAACAACCGCGTGTCGGTATTCGGCGAAAAACCACTTGGTTATGCTGGCTGATCTTACTCGCTAGTGTGAGTTTTGGCGTGTATAAGAACTTCACGGCCATCAATAAACACACGGTGCATGAACGCGAGATAGTTAAAGTTAAGTTGACTGATACCAATGCGATAGAAGCTTTTGTTACTGACTTCGCCAAAGTTTATTACACATGGGAACCTAACCAAGAAAAATTAGAAACACGGCAAAAGGATCTTGGTAAGTTCATGTTAAATGGTTTAGTGACCCTGAATGCTGATGCGCTACGTTCAGATATTCCGACAACTTCCACCGTGTCTGATATTCGGATTTGGAAAGTTGAAGCTAAGAAAAATCAGGTCAATAAAGTATTATTTACGGTTAATCAGCAGATCAAAAATAGTCAAAAAGAAGATATCCCAAAACCAATCGAGTCCACCTACTCCTTGAACGTTATGAAGAATAAAGATGGTGATATGGTGATTTTCACTAATCCAACAATCGCGGCCGCTCCGACTAAGGCCAAAATAGCCGAAAAGCAACTTCAAACGGATAGCACAATTAACGCTGAAACCACTGGTAGCATCACTAAGTTTCTAACAACTTTCTTTACTCTTTATCCAAGCGGCACCGCCAATGAACTAAAATATTACGTTGCTGGTGGTACGAAACCGTTAAATAAAGACTATCGGTTTGCGGAATTAGTTAATCCCACATTCCATCGTCAAGGTGACAATATTCAAGTTGACGCAACTGTTAAGTTTCTCGATAGTGAGACGGATATGATCCAGTATTCGCAGTACACACTTGTTTTAGAAAAGTCAGGTTCAAACTGGACAATCAAGTCCGGTTTGTAG
- a CDS encoding CD3337/EF1877 family mobilome membrane protein → MSPRKKRLLLLIGLVLVVVLVSATSLQSVHAAGLVDETVNNKHEFSKYPVNNYQLDYFVDSSWDWLPWNWGDGIGKSVMYAVYAITNFLWLISVYLSYATGYLIQQAYSLDFIKDTTDAIGKNMQLLAGVSKNGFSYDGFYPGMLLLLVLVLGVYVAYTGLVKRESSKAISAVVNFVVIFILSASFIAYSPDYIGKINQFSADMSTSALNTGSKMIMQNKQSTSKNGVDAIRETLFNIQVKQPWTLLQFGDSNIKEVGEDRVNKLVKTDPFKNKGKDRTEIVKAEIEDKENDNLSAVKTIQRLGVTTFVSIFDIAITIFVFFLMAMMLFSQILFIIYAIFLPISCLLAMIPGFNGLMKTAVLRLFNTIMMRAGITIVLTLTFCLSTMIYGLSTTTPFFLVAFLQIVIFAGIWMKLGDLMGMMQLKSSDSQAGASRLRRSGSRLIRQVMGNAAMGGMLARGLKPRSQPQPETGTDANSKGKPKRPQPNKRDATTSKMTRAGKKVGAALDTKKKMAATAKRTKEQLKDLPTNTKYGLHQGKATAKKGIDDFKNGLKNQRQDNQSERELAAKKRCEEMQRRKLVVDPPKNPRQPSNSDPIKKKPTASSVTQLKPRDPSTTKLAHPKDPIKTPTPHTKQSFTTAPKAGTKRQLKQTNGKPLNLVVKQNAMRRKLPTKQRPKHK, encoded by the coding sequence ATGTCGCCCCGTAAAAAACGACTTTTATTACTGATTGGCCTTGTACTAGTCGTGGTGTTAGTGAGTGCTACTTCGCTCCAAAGTGTCCACGCAGCCGGCTTAGTCGATGAAACCGTCAATAATAAACACGAATTTTCTAAATACCCGGTCAACAATTATCAATTAGATTATTTCGTTGATTCATCATGGGATTGGTTGCCGTGGAACTGGGGTGATGGTATTGGTAAGTCGGTGATGTACGCCGTTTATGCCATCACTAACTTTCTGTGGTTGATCTCAGTTTATCTTTCCTACGCCACTGGCTACCTGATTCAACAAGCTTATTCATTAGACTTCATCAAAGATACGACTGATGCCATTGGCAAAAATATGCAGCTACTCGCTGGCGTTTCTAAAAATGGGTTTAGTTACGATGGCTTTTATCCCGGTATGCTTTTGTTACTGGTGTTAGTGCTCGGTGTATATGTCGCCTATACCGGCCTGGTCAAACGTGAATCTTCCAAAGCTATCTCAGCGGTGGTCAATTTTGTGGTGATTTTCATTCTATCAGCGAGCTTCATTGCCTACTCACCCGATTATATTGGTAAGATCAATCAATTTTCCGCCGATATGAGTACTTCGGCTTTAAATACAGGTTCTAAAATGATCATGCAAAATAAGCAATCCACCTCAAAAAACGGTGTTGATGCGATTCGTGAAACCTTATTCAACATTCAGGTCAAACAGCCGTGGACGTTATTACAGTTTGGCGATTCCAATATTAAAGAAGTTGGTGAAGACCGCGTCAATAAGCTGGTCAAAACTGATCCATTCAAAAACAAAGGTAAAGACCGCACCGAGATCGTCAAAGCTGAAATTGAGGATAAAGAAAACGACAATCTATCGGCGGTCAAAACGATTCAACGTTTAGGCGTGACCACCTTTGTCAGTATCTTCGATATCGCGATCACCATATTTGTATTCTTTCTAATGGCAATGATGTTATTTAGTCAGATCCTCTTCATTATCTACGCCATTTTCTTGCCGATCAGTTGTCTCTTAGCTATGATCCCAGGCTTTAACGGCCTAATGAAAACGGCGGTTTTACGTCTATTCAATACGATCATGATGCGGGCTGGCATCACCATCGTCTTAACGTTGACCTTCTGCCTTTCCACCATGATCTATGGACTATCGACCACCACCCCATTCTTCCTAGTTGCCTTTCTCCAAATTGTCATCTTTGCCGGTATCTGGATGAAACTGGGCGATTTAATGGGGATGATGCAACTTAAAAGTTCTGACTCTCAAGCTGGTGCCAGTCGTCTGCGCCGCAGTGGTAGTCGTTTGATCCGGCAAGTCATGGGTAACGCCGCAATGGGTGGTATGCTCGCCCGCGGTTTAAAACCACGATCGCAACCACAGCCTGAAACTGGTACTGACGCAAACAGTAAAGGTAAGCCCAAACGACCCCAACCAAATAAACGCGATGCCACCACTAGCAAGATGACCCGTGCCGGTAAAAAAGTCGGTGCCGCATTAGACACCAAAAAGAAAATGGCCGCAACTGCCAAACGGACTAAGGAACAGTTAAAGGACTTACCAACCAATACTAAGTACGGCCTACATCAAGGCAAAGCAACGGCTAAAAAGGGAATCGATGATTTCAAAAATGGCTTGAAAAATCAACGCCAAGACAATCAATCAGAACGCGAACTGGCCGCAAAGAAACGTTGTGAAGAAATGCAACGACGTAAACTAGTGGTTGATCCACCTAAGAATCCACGGCAACCATCTAATTCTGATCCGATCAAGAAAAAGCCGACAGCTTCATCTGTCACGCAACTCAAGCCACGTGATCCAAGTACGACTAAATTAGCCCATCCGAAAGATCCAATCAAAACACCGACACCGCACACAAAACAATCATTCACCACAGCACCCAAAGCAGGCACAAAACGGCAACTTAAGCAGACGAATGGCAAGCCACTGAATCTCGTTGTTAAACAAAACGCCATGCGCCGTAAATTGCCAACTAAGCAGCGACCAAAGCACAAATGA
- the arsD gene encoding arsenite efflux transporter metallochaperone ArsD, translating to MKKIELFEPAMCCSTGLCGPSVDPALLMITSAFDALQGVKTIEADRYNLSNNPDVFSERADILAAIKDDPDAVLPITVVDGQIVKTGAYPTIDELSDYTGLVFVPAEQSGGCCGGASGCC from the coding sequence ATGAAAAAAATTGAATTATTTGAACCAGCAATGTGCTGCTCGACTGGCCTTTGTGGTCCGTCCGTTGATCCTGCTCTTTTAATGATCACGTCAGCTTTTGATGCGCTGCAAGGCGTTAAAACGATTGAAGCCGATCGTTACAATCTCAGTAATAATCCTGACGTGTTTAGCGAACGGGCTGATATTTTAGCAGCAATCAAGGATGATCCCGATGCCGTATTGCCGATCACCGTTGTTGATGGGCAGATCGTTAAAACTGGTGCTTATCCAACTATTGACGAGTTATCTGACTATACGGGGCTGGTTTTTGTGCCGGCTGAGCAGTCAGGTGGTTGCTGTGGCGGTGCCAGTGGCTGTTGTTGA
- a CDS encoding DNA-methyltransferase — MKKLPDQSVDLILCDLPYGTTPNTWDSIIPFEQLWQQYLRLIKPRSAIVLTSNQRFSFQLYNSQPELFRYKWVWVKSNVTNFINAHHRPMSRYEEVLVFSKAPVANSDNAMFYYPQDLMPMNKTITNAQTKGFGNQVHPWAAPEQYVQEYQNYPNDILRFKADKNIWHPTQKPVALFEYLIKTYTLPGQVVLDNCMGSATTAIACINTDRHYIGYELDPNYYQKALARIKQHHSSQTSLW; from the coding sequence ATGAAGAAACTACCGGATCAATCCGTTGACTTGATTCTTTGTGATCTTCCTTACGGCACAACTCCTAACACATGGGATTCGATCATTCCGTTTGAACAACTTTGGCAACAATATTTACGTTTGATCAAACCTCGCAGTGCAATTGTTCTAACCAGTAATCAACGTTTTAGTTTTCAGCTCTACAACTCCCAGCCTGAACTATTCCGTTACAAGTGGGTCTGGGTCAAAAGTAATGTCACTAATTTTATTAACGCCCACCATCGGCCAATGTCACGGTATGAAGAAGTACTTGTATTTTCAAAAGCGCCGGTGGCTAATTCTGATAATGCCATGTTCTATTACCCACAGGACCTGATGCCCATGAACAAAACCATCACTAATGCGCAAACTAAAGGCTTTGGTAACCAAGTACACCCATGGGCAGCGCCAGAACAATATGTTCAAGAGTACCAGAACTATCCGAATGATATTCTACGGTTTAAAGCTGATAAAAATATTTGGCACCCAACCCAGAAGCCAGTCGCATTGTTTGAATACCTGATCAAAACTTATACGTTACCCGGACAAGTTGTTTTAGATAATTGCATGGGTTCCGCCACAACGGCTATTGCTTGTATTAATACTGACCGGCACTACATTGGTTACGAACTTGATCCAAATTATTATCAAAAGGCCTTAGCTCGGATCAAGCAACATCACTCGTCGCAAACCTCACTTTGGTAA
- a CDS encoding conjugal transfer protein, producing MKKIRSYTSIWSVEKVLYAINDVNLPFPVTFTQMTWFIVALFLVMLLGDVPPLSFIDGAFLKYLGIPAAITWFMSQKTFDNKRPLGFLRSVITYFTAQKVTFAGRSVKPVKAHVLDHITHVRRFDQ from the coding sequence ATGAAAAAGATTCGTAGTTACACCAGCATTTGGTCCGTGGAAAAAGTGCTTTACGCGATCAACGATGTTAATCTACCGTTCCCCGTCACATTCACGCAAATGACTTGGTTCATCGTCGCCTTATTTTTGGTCATGTTGCTTGGTGATGTACCACCACTTAGTTTCATTGATGGCGCATTCCTGAAATATCTCGGTATTCCGGCGGCCATTACTTGGTTCATGAGTCAAAAGACTTTTGATAACAAACGGCCACTAGGTTTTCTGCGCTCGGTGATCACTTATTTTACCGCCCAGAAAGTCACGTTTGCCGGACGGTCAGTCAAACCTGTTAAAGCCCATGTCCTTGACCACATCACTCACGTAAGGAGGTTCGACCAGTGA
- a CDS encoding helix-turn-helix domain-containing protein encodes MSRSKFTALEKFNLLKVYQQSDLPRATYARQHGISQDTLRRWLMRYQRDGIEGLEEAKKNIHYSKELKHTVVFAYLNGEGTLEEVADKYGLRNSTQAKVWVDKYNGDKPLTASPSRKQVPTMRKKTTFEERIEVVEYVVKHKHSYTEAAEHFQVSYQQARSWVLKAKNSGYEALVDNRGQHKDESELTDLDKANLRIRQLEAELKDKELVEQFAKKLLELQRKG; translated from the coding sequence ATGTCCAGATCTAAGTTCACGGCACTGGAGAAGTTCAATCTACTTAAAGTTTACCAACAGTCAGACCTGCCAAGAGCTACGTATGCAAGACAGCACGGAATCAGTCAGGATACACTTAGAAGATGGTTGATGCGTTACCAGAGAGATGGAATTGAAGGTCTTGAAGAAGCCAAGAAGAACATTCACTACAGCAAGGAGTTGAAGCATACCGTTGTCTTTGCCTACCTGAATGGAGAAGGCACTTTAGAGGAAGTGGCCGATAAATATGGTCTGCGTAACTCAACGCAAGCAAAAGTCTGGGTCGATAAGTATAATGGAGACAAACCTTTGACGGCATCACCGTCCAGAAAGCAGGTCCCCACTATGCGTAAGAAGACGACTTTCGAAGAACGAATTGAAGTAGTTGAGTACGTGGTCAAACACAAGCATTCATACACTGAGGCCGCAGAGCACTTTCAAGTTTCGTATCAACAAGCACGTTCCTGGGTGCTTAAGGCCAAGAATAGTGGTTATGAGGCACTCGTTGATAATCGTGGTCAGCACAAAGATGAATCTGAACTGACTGATCTCGATAAGGCGAACCTTCGCATTCGCCAACTAGAAGCCGAGCTTAAAGACAAAGAATTGGTGGAACAATTCGCAAAAAAATTGCTGGAACTTCAGCGCAAGGGGTGA
- a CDS encoding antirestriction protein ArdA, whose translation METVRVFIVNLGYYNQGKPTGKWFTPPLYPDAIAEQLELKNDSEEYAIHDYEAPFEIDRFDSIDEINRKYAALERLEEYDFGADVSALIGEWFRDIEELAENAEDIIIYKGVSDMAELAQDAVESGAVFGDLPDQVIAYLDFEALGRDMEIEGNYLVTNSAIYEYAN comes from the coding sequence ATGGAAACGGTACGCGTTTTTATCGTCAACTTAGGTTATTACAATCAAGGCAAACCCACTGGCAAATGGTTCACACCGCCGTTATACCCTGACGCTATTGCCGAACAACTGGAATTGAAAAATGACAGTGAAGAGTACGCGATCCATGATTACGAAGCACCATTTGAAATTGATCGCTTTGATTCAATAGACGAGATCAATCGTAAGTATGCCGCTTTAGAACGGCTTGAAGAATATGATTTTGGCGCTGACGTTAGTGCCTTGATTGGCGAATGGTTCCGTGATATTGAAGAACTAGCTGAAAACGCTGAGGATATCATTATCTATAAAGGTGTTTCAGATATGGCCGAGCTGGCACAAGATGCTGTGGAATCTGGTGCCGTTTTCGGTGACCTGCCAGATCAAGTCATTGCCTACCTCGACTTTGAAGCACTGGGTCGCGATATGGAAATTGAAGGTAATTACTTGGTTACTAACAGCGCTATTTATGAATACGCAAATTAA
- a CDS encoding ArsR/SmtB family transcription factor: MDYQKYVQMLKAMADPNRLKIIDLLSCGSLCACDILEHFDFSQPTLSHHMKVLQNAGIVAARKEGKWQHYTLQAEFMATFKQDTAQLLSSDDQCVCHDVTCTACASGKVVVTNEKN; this comes from the coding sequence ATGGACTATCAAAAGTATGTTCAAATGCTTAAAGCAATGGCTGATCCCAATCGTTTGAAAATTATTGATCTGCTTTCTTGTGGCTCTTTGTGCGCCTGTGATATTTTAGAGCATTTTGACTTTTCACAGCCGACCTTATCCCACCATATGAAAGTATTGCAAAATGCAGGTATCGTGGCCGCACGTAAAGAAGGTAAATGGCAGCATTATACGCTACAGGCCGAATTCATGGCGACCTTTAAACAAGATACGGCACAATTATTGTCCAGTGATGATCAGTGTGTCTGTCATGATGTGACTTGTACAGCGTGTGCTTCCGGAAAGGTTGTTGTAACTAATGAAAAAAATTGA
- a CDS encoding bifunctional lytic transglycosylase/C40 family peptidase — protein sequence MTKKWLVLAVLPIILISLLFFSVAMTADDDDSGDTTALVVDSMNLSAEVLKYKSTVEKYCKEFGIPDQVTVILAIMQVESGGKGSDVMQSSESLGQAPGSLSPDASIKQGVKYFASLIKSMKATKTDLNTAIQSYNFGGAFINYVATHGKKYSLQIASDFAKEKAGGKKVTYTNPVSDEGWRYAYGNMFYVSLVSQYLSPTVANFSDKTVKAIMTEALKYQGTPYVFGGSTPTTGFDCSGLTSWVYAKAGIQLPRTAQAQYDATQHISIKSAKAGDLVFFKGTYATSDYITHVGIYVGNMRMYNAGDPLGYANLNTAYWQAHLVGAGRIKK from the coding sequence ATGACTAAAAAATGGTTAGTCTTAGCCGTCTTACCGATCATACTCATTAGCTTGTTGTTCTTTTCAGTGGCAATGACGGCTGATGACGATGATAGCGGTGATACGACCGCTTTAGTCGTTGATTCAATGAATCTTTCCGCTGAAGTGCTCAAGTACAAAAGCACCGTTGAAAAATATTGTAAGGAGTTTGGTATTCCTGACCAAGTAACGGTGATCCTTGCGATTATGCAGGTTGAATCTGGCGGCAAAGGCAGCGATGTGATGCAATCTAGCGAATCGCTGGGTCAAGCACCTGGTAGCTTGTCACCAGATGCTTCGATCAAACAAGGCGTGAAATACTTTGCCAGTTTGATCAAGTCGATGAAAGCAACTAAAACCGATTTAAATACGGCCATTCAAAGCTACAACTTTGGTGGTGCCTTTATTAATTACGTGGCTACTCATGGCAAGAAATATTCGCTCCAAATAGCCAGTGATTTTGCTAAAGAAAAAGCTGGTGGTAAAAAAGTCACTTACACCAATCCAGTCTCTGATGAAGGCTGGCGCTACGCCTATGGCAATATGTTCTACGTAAGTTTAGTCAGCCAGTATCTTAGCCCGACTGTAGCTAATTTTAGCGATAAAACGGTTAAAGCGATTATGACCGAGGCCCTTAAATATCAAGGCACACCCTACGTTTTTGGTGGCTCAACACCAACTACAGGATTTGACTGTTCTGGGCTAACTAGTTGGGTCTATGCCAAAGCTGGCATTCAACTTCCGCGTACCGCTCAAGCACAATATGACGCAACGCAACACATCAGTATTAAAAGTGCAAAAGCTGGTGACCTAGTATTTTTCAAAGGCACTTACGCCACTTCCGACTACATTACCCATGTTGGCATCTATGTCGGTAATATGCGCATGTACAATGCTGGTGATCCTCTTGGCTATGCGAATCTCAATACCGCCTACTGGCAAGCACATCTTGTCGGGGCTGGCCGGATCAAGAAATAA
- a CDS encoding IS3 family transposase: MNKQHRLAYVAIKEVSQGKRGALTKLLAVVGVSRQAYYKGLKREETAWEARDRQLKERTQYWFDFHHQGIGAGNLLVNLQHDELIAFEVTYKMVRRVMRELGLRCQIRVKKHSRQKAIDQYVQDNVLNQNFETDAPNKVWLSDSTELKLGPNGEYRIRLSGVLDLYGRLLLSHHLSITETSAAEIEVFQRAFERVGDVHPLIHTDRGSAYTSGAFNNFLGRYDVTRSMSRPGTPYDNAPMERWWNEFKLRWMDRHPMPKTFEELVKLVEEGIEYFNHHNRSAQRNGLTPDEYWSEAA; the protein is encoded by the coding sequence GTGAACAAACAACATCGGCTGGCCTATGTCGCAATCAAAGAGGTCAGTCAAGGTAAGCGTGGTGCACTCACTAAGCTATTAGCCGTTGTCGGCGTAAGCCGGCAGGCATACTATAAAGGGTTAAAGCGAGAAGAAACCGCTTGGGAAGCCCGTGATCGTCAACTCAAGGAACGGACGCAATACTGGTTTGATTTTCATCATCAAGGTATCGGTGCTGGGAATCTCTTAGTGAATCTTCAACATGATGAGCTGATTGCCTTCGAAGTTACTTATAAAATGGTTCGACGTGTGATGCGAGAACTCGGATTGAGGTGTCAGATTCGAGTCAAGAAACACAGTCGCCAAAAAGCTATTGATCAATACGTTCAAGACAATGTCTTAAACCAGAACTTTGAAACAGACGCGCCTAACAAAGTTTGGTTGTCCGACTCGACTGAATTAAAACTTGGTCCAAATGGCGAATATAGGATTCGGCTGAGTGGTGTTCTCGATCTCTATGGGCGTCTTCTCTTGTCACACCATCTCAGCATTACCGAAACCTCGGCTGCGGAAATAGAAGTATTTCAACGTGCATTTGAAAGAGTCGGAGATGTTCATCCACTGATCCACACAGATCGCGGGTCAGCTTATACATCTGGCGCCTTCAACAACTTTCTTGGACGTTACGATGTGACTCGTAGCATGTCTCGTCCAGGCACACCATACGATAACGCGCCGATGGAGCGTTGGTGGAATGAGTTTAAGCTTCGCTGGATGGATCGCCATCCGATGCCTAAAACCTTTGAAGAACTCGTGAAGCTGGTTGAAGAAGGCATTGAATACTTCAATCACCACAACCGTTCAGCACAAAGAAACGGCCTCACTCCAGATGAGTACTGGAGTGAAGCCGCTTAG